In a single window of the Necator americanus strain Aroian chromosome X, whole genome shotgun sequence genome:
- a CDS encoding hypothetical protein (NECATOR_CHRX.G25875.T1), with protein sequence MLDPYSTLFLLLFTSLGYTDADDPENGAPVIIEHPLDVIVSKGSPATLNCAAKPPGAQITWYKDGQPVTTNKDQVNSHRIILDTGALFLLKVSSGKNGKDGDSGSYHCVARNEHGEAQSREGTLKIAMLRDDFRTRPRTVQALSGDKAILECSPPRGFPEPVVSWRKDDRELKFSEIPRMTLHPDGNLIIDPVEHGDSGTYQCVATNMVGERVSNPARLSVYEKPKFLQEPKDVTVDVGSSVLFDCRVSGEPQPQISWKKKNDQMPVARAYIAKDNRGLRIDRVQVSDEGDYVCYARNPAGSIESSARLKVQAPPTFQTKPTDQTVAHGSIATFDCVPVGQPTPAYFWSKEGQQNLLFPGHVSADGRIKVSSSGTLTIADVRPIDEGAYVCAAMNSAGSSLSKALLKLSTKTILAQPPPVIEYGHQNQTLMVGSSATLPCQASGRTPPRISWLLDGNTVDTTKDNRYSQHSSGSLHIADLKKSDTGVYTCRAKNDDGESTWTASLIVEDHNTKSVFSRMPDRSNFPSAPSQPIGSNVSDTEVDLEWRAPERNGGSPVTGYIIQFFSPEVGETWLNVPDYISGPRYRVKNLRPSQTYVFIVRAENDKGIGPPSPISPVITTMARNAHLSTDDLENLDLEQATRRITSEQLIKLEEVKTINSTAVRLFWKRKKVEDMVEGYYIKWRGPPRSNINQWVNVSGAHVESFVVNGLMPFTNYEFFVIPYYKSIQGAPSNSMDALTAEAPPSLPPSEVHIRMLNLTTLRIGWRAPPADGMNGILKGFQIVILGKGTKFNRNITTNERAASVTLFHLIPGMTYKIRVAARTNAGIGVSHGTDTVTMNQETLDKHLSLHNEQESFLYSLSRQSWFALLVMLLVCVFLILVAIFVFWYYKNSKGAKRVQSTEWHQFQDRTFIKINDGSVHMTQNGVWDHNPYNTAGRMTLNNRCPATHQPYSVTPSQQDFFHAPCDEYVAGTMNRPGSEHHYHYAQLSGGPGNTLSTFYGNQFQDDPSPYATTTLVMSNQQPAWLNDRMLRGPVLPSNPVPNGPPARYADHSGRRSRGSRASEHRQTSHHSDSPPHTDVSYVQFQSSDGTGESSNGRSKQGTIAGRRSPPKHTLMDFIPPPPANPPPPAEVAYESSPRRPLPRSLNVEDPYDSVSDGIGFADEMKVRPTSRNRTTGIRPQKGNRDDDSQRSSLMMDEEGGSSEADGETSDCEAPKRKTVPRMGVSASALSQSSYESGRSASRFKSIQRGKQDHL encoded by the exons gaaagaaCGGAAAAGATGGGGATTCTGGTTCATATCATTGTGTTGCACGAAATGAACATGGTGAAGCGCAATCACGTGAGGGAACACTAAAAATTGCAATGCTTAGGGATGATTTCCGGACACGACCTCGGACAGTTCAA gcaCTATCAGGCGATAAAGCTATCCTGGAATGTTCACCTCCACGTGGTTTCCCGGAACCGGTAGTTAGTTGGAGAAAAGATGATCgtgaattaaaattttctgaaattcccCGGATGACGTTGCATCCTGATGGGAACCTTATCATCGATCCc GTGGAACACGGTGATTCCGGGACTTATCAATGTGTGGCAACTAATATGGTAGGAGAAAGAGTTTCGAATCCAGCGCGACTCAGCGTCTATGAAAAACCGAAGTTTTTG CAAGAACCAAAAGACGTCACTGTTGACGTCGGCTCATCTGTACTTTTCGACTGCCGGGTATCGGGTGAACCGCAACCTCAAATTagctggaaaaagaaaaacgatcaAATGCCAGTAGCCAGAGCCTATATAGCAAAGGACAATAGGGGTTTACGAATTGACAG AGTGCAAGTTTCGGATGAAGGTGATTATGTCTGTTACGCTAGAAATCCGGCTGGTTCGATCGAATCATCAGCCCGATTAAAAGTTCAG GCACCTCCAACTTTCCAAACAAAACCAACCGATCAAACTGTCGCACACGGTTCTATTGCCACATTTGATTGTGTACCTGTAGGCCAACCGACTCCAGCTTATTTTTGGAGTAAAGAAGGGCAACAG AATCTACTGTTCCCCGGTCACGTATCGGCTGATGGCCGTATAAAAGTATCCTCGTCTGGAACGCTAACGATTGCGGATGTTCGCCCGATAGATGAGGGTGCTTATGTTTGCGCTGCAATGAATTCAGCAGGAAGTTCGCTTAGCAAAGCCTTGCTGAAACTTTCAACAAAGA CTATCCTGGCACAACCTCCACCAGTCATCGAGTACGGCCATCAAAATCAAACGTTAATGGTCGGATCATCAGCCACCTTACCATGTCAGGCTAGCGGTCGTACACCGCCTAGGATATCATGGCTACTTGACGGGAATACTGTGGATACGACAAAAGATAATCGTTATAGTCAACATTCAAGCGGAAGTCTTCATATTGCGGATCTCAA GAAATCCGATACTGGTGTTTACACATGTCGAGCGAAGAATGACGATGGAGAATCTACGTGGACAGCATCGTTAATAGTTGAGG ATCACAACACCAAATCAGTTTTTTCTCGGATGCCTGACCGATCAAATTTCCCATCTGCACCCTCGCAACCAATAGGTAGCAATGTTTCAGATACAGAG GTTGATCTGGAATGGCGAGCACCGGAAAGGAATGGGGGTAGCCCCGTAACGGGTTATATTATACAGTTTTTCAGTCCTGAAGTGGGAGAG acatGGTTGAACGTGCCTGACTACATATCTGGGCCAAGGTATCGTGTGAAAAATTTGAGACCATCCCAGACATATGTGTTTATTGTCCGTGCTGAAAATGACAAAGGAATAGGACCACCTAGTCCAATTTCTCCCGTTATAACAACAATGGCGAGAAATGCACATT TATCTACTGATGATCTCGAAAACTTGGATCTTGAACAAGCAACTAGACGTATCACATCCGAACAATTGATCAAACTAGAAGAggtgaaaacaataaattcaACCGCAGTTCGtcttttctggaagagaaaaaaggtggAAGATATGGTGGAAGGATATTATATCAAATGGCGTGGACCACCAAGAAGTAACATCAACCA ATGGGTAAATGTCAGTGGCGCACATGTGGAATCATTTGTGGTCAATGGTCTAATGCCTTTTACAAACTACGAATTCTTTGTTATCCCCTACTACAAATCTATCCAAGGAGCTCCAAGTAATTCCATGGATGCCCTAACTGCAGAAGCTC CACCATCATTGCCTCCTTCGGAAGTACATATTCGAATGTTGAATCTTACTACATTACGGATAGGATGGAGAGCACCACCAGCTGATGGAATGAATGGGATTCTCAAAGGATTCCAG ATTGTAATTCTTGGGAAGGGAACGAAATTTAATCGTAATATCACCACAAACGAACGTGCAGCAAGTGTTACACTGTTCCATCTAATACCTGGTATGACATATAAAATCCGTGTAGCAGCTCGAACAAATGCTGGAATTGGTGTCAGTCATGGGACAGATACTGTTACGATGA ATCAGGAAACACTGGACAAACATCTCAGCCTACATAACGAACAAGAATCATTTCTGTATTCATTATCTCGTCAATCATGGTTTGCACTACTTGTAATGCTACTCGTTTGTGTTTTCCTGATCCTTGTGGCCATATTCGTTTTCTGGTACTATAAAAATAGCAAAGGTGCTAAG CGTGTGCAAAGCACTGAGTGGCATCAGTTTCAGGATCGTACATTCATCAAAATTAATGACGGATCTGTTCATATGACACAAAATGGCGTATGGGATCATAATCCATATAATACTGCTGGACGTATGACTTTAAATAATCG ATGTCCTGCCACTCATCAACCATACTCGGTCACTCCAAGTCAACAAGATTTCTTCCATGCACCATGCGATGAATATGTTGCTGGTACAATGAATCGGCCTGGATCAGAACATCATTATCACTATGCACAATTATCCGGCGGCCCTGGAAATACGCTTAGCACATTCTACGGGAATCAG TTCCAAGATGATCCTTCTCCGTATGCTACAACAACATTAGTAATGTCAAATCAACAACCAGCATGGTTGAATGATCGTATGTTGCGTGGACCCGTACTACCGAGTAATCCTGTTCCAAATGGACCACCAGCAAG GTATGCTGATCATTCTGGACGTCGATCACGTGGAAGTCGTGCGTCTGAACATCGACAGACTAGCCATCACTCTGACAGCCCTCCTCATACTGATGTCAGTTATGTGCAG TTTCAATCATCCGATGGTACTGGAGAAAGTTCTAACGGCCGATCGAAACAAGGTACGATAGCTGGACGTCGAAGTCCTCCAAAGCATACATTGATGGACTTCATTCCACCACCTCCTGCAAACCCTCCTCCTCCAGCAGAAGTGGCATATGAG AGCTCACCAAGAAGGCCTTTACCCCGCTCATTGAATGTGGAGGATCCTTACGACTCTGTTTCGGATGGGATAGGTTTTGCGGACGAGATGAAAGTTAGACCAACTAGTAGGAACAGAACTACAG GTATTCGTCCACAAAAAGGAAATCGAGACGATGATAGTCAACGATCATCTCTTATGATGGATGAAGAAGGAGGATCATCCGAAGCCGATGGAGAAACTTCGGATTGTGAAGCACCTAAGCGGAAAACCGTTCCGCGAATGGGTGTATCTGCGAGTGCATTGTCGCAAAGCAGTT ATGAATCTGGTCGATCCGCATCACGGTTTAAGTCAATACAACGAGGCAAACAGGACCATCTGTGA
- a CDS encoding hypothetical protein (NECATOR_CHRX.G25875.T2), with product MLDPYSTLFLLLFTSLGYTDADDPENGAPVIIEHPLDVIVSKGSPATLNCAAKPPGAQITWYKDGQPVTTNKDQVNSHRIILDTGALFLLKVSSGKNGKDGDSGSYHCVARNEHGEAQSREGTLKIAMLRDDFRTRPRTVQALSGDKAILECSPPRGFPEPVVSWRKDDRELKFSEIPRMTLHPDGNLIIDPVEHGDSGTYQCVATNMVGERVSNPARLSVYEKPKFLQEPKDVTVDVGSSVLFDCRVSGEPQPQISWKKKNDQMPVARAYIAKDNRGLRIDRVQVSDEGDYVCYARNPAGSIESSARLKVQAPPTFQTKPTDQTVAHGSIATFDCVPVGQPTPAYFWSKEGQQNLLFPGHVSADGRIKVSSSGTLTIADVRPIDEGAYVCAAMNSAGSSLSKALLKLSTKTILAQPPPVIEYGHQNQTLMVGSSATLPCQASGRTPPRISWLLDGNTVDTTKDNRYSQHSSGSLHIADLKKSDTGVYTCRAKNDDGESTWTASLIVEDHNTKSVFSRMPDRSNFPSAPSQPIGSNVSDTEVDLEWRAPERNGGSPVTGYIIQFFSPEVGETWLNVPDYISGPRYRVKNLRPSQTYVFIVRAENDKGIGPPSPISPVITTMARNAHLSTDDLENLDLEQATRRITSEQLIKLEEVKTINSTAVRLFWKRKKVEDMVEGYYIKWRGPPRSNINQWVNVSGAHVESFVVNGLMPFTNYEFFVIPYYKSIQGAPSNSMDALTAEAPPSLPPSEVHIRMLNLTTLRIGWRAPPADGMNGILKGFQIVILGKGTKFNRNITTNERAASVTLFHLIPGMTYKIRVAARTNAGIGVSHGTDTVTMNQETLDKHLSLHNEQESFLYSLSRQSWFALLVMLLVCVFLILVAIFVFWYYKNSKGAKDRTFIKINDGSVHMTQNGVWDHNPYNTAGRMTLNNRCPATHQPYSVTPSQQDFFHAPCDEYVAGTMNRPGSEHHYHYAQLSGGPGNTLSTFYGNQFQDDPSPYATTTLVMSNQQPAWLNDRMLRGPVLPSNPVPNGPPARYADHSGRRSRGSRASEHRQTSHHSDSPPHTDVSYVQFQSSDGTGESSNGRSKQGTIAGRRSPPKHTLMDFIPPPPANPPPPAEVAYESSPRRPLPRSLNVEDPYDSVSDGIGFADEMKVRPTSRNRTTGIRPQKGNRDDDSQRSSLMMDEEGGSSEADGETSDCEAPKRKTVPRMGVSASALSQSSYESGRSASRFKSIQRGKQDHL from the exons gaaagaaCGGAAAAGATGGGGATTCTGGTTCATATCATTGTGTTGCACGAAATGAACATGGTGAAGCGCAATCACGTGAGGGAACACTAAAAATTGCAATGCTTAGGGATGATTTCCGGACACGACCTCGGACAGTTCAA gcaCTATCAGGCGATAAAGCTATCCTGGAATGTTCACCTCCACGTGGTTTCCCGGAACCGGTAGTTAGTTGGAGAAAAGATGATCgtgaattaaaattttctgaaattcccCGGATGACGTTGCATCCTGATGGGAACCTTATCATCGATCCc GTGGAACACGGTGATTCCGGGACTTATCAATGTGTGGCAACTAATATGGTAGGAGAAAGAGTTTCGAATCCAGCGCGACTCAGCGTCTATGAAAAACCGAAGTTTTTG CAAGAACCAAAAGACGTCACTGTTGACGTCGGCTCATCTGTACTTTTCGACTGCCGGGTATCGGGTGAACCGCAACCTCAAATTagctggaaaaagaaaaacgatcaAATGCCAGTAGCCAGAGCCTATATAGCAAAGGACAATAGGGGTTTACGAATTGACAG AGTGCAAGTTTCGGATGAAGGTGATTATGTCTGTTACGCTAGAAATCCGGCTGGTTCGATCGAATCATCAGCCCGATTAAAAGTTCAG GCACCTCCAACTTTCCAAACAAAACCAACCGATCAAACTGTCGCACACGGTTCTATTGCCACATTTGATTGTGTACCTGTAGGCCAACCGACTCCAGCTTATTTTTGGAGTAAAGAAGGGCAACAG AATCTACTGTTCCCCGGTCACGTATCGGCTGATGGCCGTATAAAAGTATCCTCGTCTGGAACGCTAACGATTGCGGATGTTCGCCCGATAGATGAGGGTGCTTATGTTTGCGCTGCAATGAATTCAGCAGGAAGTTCGCTTAGCAAAGCCTTGCTGAAACTTTCAACAAAGA CTATCCTGGCACAACCTCCACCAGTCATCGAGTACGGCCATCAAAATCAAACGTTAATGGTCGGATCATCAGCCACCTTACCATGTCAGGCTAGCGGTCGTACACCGCCTAGGATATCATGGCTACTTGACGGGAATACTGTGGATACGACAAAAGATAATCGTTATAGTCAACATTCAAGCGGAAGTCTTCATATTGCGGATCTCAA GAAATCCGATACTGGTGTTTACACATGTCGAGCGAAGAATGACGATGGAGAATCTACGTGGACAGCATCGTTAATAGTTGAGG ATCACAACACCAAATCAGTTTTTTCTCGGATGCCTGACCGATCAAATTTCCCATCTGCACCCTCGCAACCAATAGGTAGCAATGTTTCAGATACAGAG GTTGATCTGGAATGGCGAGCACCGGAAAGGAATGGGGGTAGCCCCGTAACGGGTTATATTATACAGTTTTTCAGTCCTGAAGTGGGAGAG acatGGTTGAACGTGCCTGACTACATATCTGGGCCAAGGTATCGTGTGAAAAATTTGAGACCATCCCAGACATATGTGTTTATTGTCCGTGCTGAAAATGACAAAGGAATAGGACCACCTAGTCCAATTTCTCCCGTTATAACAACAATGGCGAGAAATGCACATT TATCTACTGATGATCTCGAAAACTTGGATCTTGAACAAGCAACTAGACGTATCACATCCGAACAATTGATCAAACTAGAAGAggtgaaaacaataaattcaACCGCAGTTCGtcttttctggaagagaaaaaaggtggAAGATATGGTGGAAGGATATTATATCAAATGGCGTGGACCACCAAGAAGTAACATCAACCA ATGGGTAAATGTCAGTGGCGCACATGTGGAATCATTTGTGGTCAATGGTCTAATGCCTTTTACAAACTACGAATTCTTTGTTATCCCCTACTACAAATCTATCCAAGGAGCTCCAAGTAATTCCATGGATGCCCTAACTGCAGAAGCTC CACCATCATTGCCTCCTTCGGAAGTACATATTCGAATGTTGAATCTTACTACATTACGGATAGGATGGAGAGCACCACCAGCTGATGGAATGAATGGGATTCTCAAAGGATTCCAG ATTGTAATTCTTGGGAAGGGAACGAAATTTAATCGTAATATCACCACAAACGAACGTGCAGCAAGTGTTACACTGTTCCATCTAATACCTGGTATGACATATAAAATCCGTGTAGCAGCTCGAACAAATGCTGGAATTGGTGTCAGTCATGGGACAGATACTGTTACGATGA ATCAGGAAACACTGGACAAACATCTCAGCCTACATAACGAACAAGAATCATTTCTGTATTCATTATCTCGTCAATCATGGTTTGCACTACTTGTAATGCTACTCGTTTGTGTTTTCCTGATCCTTGTGGCCATATTCGTTTTCTGGTACTATAAAAATAGCAAAGGTGCTAAG GATCGTACATTCATCAAAATTAATGACGGATCTGTTCATATGACACAAAATGGCGTATGGGATCATAATCCATATAATACTGCTGGACGTATGACTTTAAATAATCG ATGTCCTGCCACTCATCAACCATACTCGGTCACTCCAAGTCAACAAGATTTCTTCCATGCACCATGCGATGAATATGTTGCTGGTACAATGAATCGGCCTGGATCAGAACATCATTATCACTATGCACAATTATCCGGCGGCCCTGGAAATACGCTTAGCACATTCTACGGGAATCAG TTCCAAGATGATCCTTCTCCGTATGCTACAACAACATTAGTAATGTCAAATCAACAACCAGCATGGTTGAATGATCGTATGTTGCGTGGACCCGTACTACCGAGTAATCCTGTTCCAAATGGACCACCAGCAAG GTATGCTGATCATTCTGGACGTCGATCACGTGGAAGTCGTGCGTCTGAACATCGACAGACTAGCCATCACTCTGACAGCCCTCCTCATACTGATGTCAGTTATGTGCAG TTTCAATCATCCGATGGTACTGGAGAAAGTTCTAACGGCCGATCGAAACAAGGTACGATAGCTGGACGTCGAAGTCCTCCAAAGCATACATTGATGGACTTCATTCCACCACCTCCTGCAAACCCTCCTCCTCCAGCAGAAGTGGCATATGAG AGCTCACCAAGAAGGCCTTTACCCCGCTCATTGAATGTGGAGGATCCTTACGACTCTGTTTCGGATGGGATAGGTTTTGCGGACGAGATGAAAGTTAGACCAACTAGTAGGAACAGAACTACAG GTATTCGTCCACAAAAAGGAAATCGAGACGATGATAGTCAACGATCATCTCTTATGATGGATGAAGAAGGAGGATCATCCGAAGCCGATGGAGAAACTTCGGATTGTGAAGCACCTAAGCGGAAAACCGTTCCGCGAATGGGTGTATCTGCGAGTGCATTGTCGCAAAGCAGTT ATGAATCTGGTCGATCCGCATCACGGTTTAAGTCAATACAACGAGGCAAACAGGACCATCTGTGA
- a CDS encoding hypothetical protein (NECATOR_CHRX.G25876.T1), protein MLERMISRPEAHHHRHDMPYSCCFMKEVATGMATTLTESCRPICRKPARMRCSHHPKQKRRSKQVPISSCVEDVKHMKHATIIQISAVQKRCMSTDLRQGNKCTIVDITVSIIVLCAMWISSYLWVLRMDLARSSSYMAIGISNVVIITTLAYIPYMLTQIDSVLDTMKVHNDEFQRIETMLKMEFRELRDTPGGPRKRRHTSGNCACDSANNCPPGAKGMPGRSGLDGETGSPGKPGETGGVGVAGDYVKPQATGCRQCPPGPAGQPGYMGSPGEPGSAGDGGAPGMSGRPGGPGMAGMPGENGPEGPAGNMGEAGPAGSDGVRGEKGPVGEKGPAGEIGMKGAPGFSGRDGSSGSMGPPGPPGEDGAPGSPGFPGGMGSPAIEGGPGEDASYCKCPARRSLKTQRTRKVKA, encoded by the exons atGTTAGAGCGCATGATCTCACGGCCTGAGGCTCATCATCATAGGCACGATATGCCTTATTCCTGTTGTTTCATGAAAGA GGTCGCAACTGGTATGGCCACTACTCTAACCGAGTCTTGTAGACCCATCTGTCGTAAGCCTGCTCGCATGCGTTGCTCACATCATCCGAAACAAAAAAG GAGATCGAAGCAAGTGCCCATTTCATCTTGCGTTGAGGATGTGAAACATATGAAACATGCAACAATCATCCAAATATCAGCAGTACAAAAGAG ATGTATGAGCACAGATTTACGACAAGGAAATAAGTGTACTATTGTAGACATCACAGTTTCTATTATAGTGTTGTGTGCAATGTGGATTTCTTCGTATTTATG GGTGTTAAGGATGGATCTTGCAAGATCGTCTAGTTATATGGCAATCGGAATATCCAACGTAGTTATCATCACAACGCTTGCCTATATTCCTTATATGCTGACTCAAATTGACTCAGTACTAGATACGATGAAG gTCCATAATGACGAGTTTCAAAGAATAGAGACGATGTTAAAGATGGAATTCAGAGAGTTACGAGATACACCTGGTGGCCCTCGAAAACGTCGTCACACATCAGGGAATTGCG CTTGTGACTCGGCAAATAATTGTCCCCCTGGAGCTAAAGGAATGCCAGGAAGAAGCGGTCTAGATGGCGAAACAG gatcgcCCGGTAAACCAGGTGAAACTGGGGGAGTGGGAGTTGCTGGTGATTACGTGAAGCCACAAGCAACTGGTTGTAGACAATGTCCACCGGGACCCGCTGGTCAGCCTGGTTACATGGGATCTCCTGGAGAGCCTGGATCAGCG GGCGATGGAGGTGCTCCAGGAATGTCTGGTCGCCCGGGAGGACCTGGTATGGCTGGAATGCCAGGAGAGAATGGTCCAGAAGGTCCTGCTGGTAACATGGGAGAGGCTGGTCCAGCAGGTAGCGATGGTGTCAGAGGAGAAAAGGGTCCTGTCGGTGAAAAAGGTCCTGCTGGGGAGATCGGAATGAAAGGAGCACCTGGATTTTCTGGTAGAGACGGAAGTAGTGGTTCTATGGGGCCTCCTGGGCCTCCAGGTGAAGATGGAGCACCAGGAAGTCCAGGATTTCCTGGTGGAATGGGATCACCTGCAATCGAG GGAGGACCAGGAGAAGATGCGAGCTATTGCAAATGTCCTGCTCGGCGATCTCTCAAGACACAACGGACCCGGAAAGTCAAGGCTTGA
- a CDS encoding hypothetical protein (NECATOR_CHRX.G25876.T3) has product MRCMSTDLRQGNKCTIVDITVSIIVLCAMWISSYLWVLRMDLARSSSYMAIGISNVVIITTLAYIPYMLTQIDSVLDTMKVHNDEFQRIETMLKMEFRELRDTPGGPRKRRHTSGNCACDSANNCPPGAKGMPGRSGLDGETGSPGKPGETGGVGVAGDYVKPQATGCRQCPPGPAGQPGYMGSPGEPGSAGDGGAPGMSGRPGGPGMAGMPGENGPEGPAGNMGEAGPAGSDGVRGEKGPVGEKGPAGEIGMKGAPGFSGRDGSSGSMGPPGPPGEDGAPGSPGFPGGMGSPAIEGGPGEDASYCKCPARRSLKTQRTRKVKA; this is encoded by the exons atgag ATGTATGAGCACAGATTTACGACAAGGAAATAAGTGTACTATTGTAGACATCACAGTTTCTATTATAGTGTTGTGTGCAATGTGGATTTCTTCGTATTTATG GGTGTTAAGGATGGATCTTGCAAGATCGTCTAGTTATATGGCAATCGGAATATCCAACGTAGTTATCATCACAACGCTTGCCTATATTCCTTATATGCTGACTCAAATTGACTCAGTACTAGATACGATGAAG gTCCATAATGACGAGTTTCAAAGAATAGAGACGATGTTAAAGATGGAATTCAGAGAGTTACGAGATACACCTGGTGGCCCTCGAAAACGTCGTCACACATCAGGGAATTGCG CTTGTGACTCGGCAAATAATTGTCCCCCTGGAGCTAAAGGAATGCCAGGAAGAAGCGGTCTAGATGGCGAAACAG gatcgcCCGGTAAACCAGGTGAAACTGGGGGAGTGGGAGTTGCTGGTGATTACGTGAAGCCACAAGCAACTGGTTGTAGACAATGTCCACCGGGACCCGCTGGTCAGCCTGGTTACATGGGATCTCCTGGAGAGCCTGGATCAGCG GGCGATGGAGGTGCTCCAGGAATGTCTGGTCGCCCGGGAGGACCTGGTATGGCTGGAATGCCAGGAGAGAATGGTCCAGAAGGTCCTGCTGGTAACATGGGAGAGGCTGGTCCAGCAGGTAGCGATGGTGTCAGAGGAGAAAAGGGTCCTGTCGGTGAAAAAGGTCCTGCTGGGGAGATCGGAATGAAAGGAGCACCTGGATTTTCTGGTAGAGACGGAAGTAGTGGTTCTATGGGGCCTCCTGGGCCTCCAGGTGAAGATGGAGCACCAGGAAGTCCAGGATTTCCTGGTGGAATGGGATCACCTGCAATCGAG GGAGGACCAGGAGAAGATGCGAGCTATTGCAAATGTCCTGCTCGGCGATCTCTCAAGACACAACGGACCCGGAAAGTCAAGGCTTGA
- a CDS encoding hypothetical protein (NECATOR_CHRX.G25876.T2), which produces MRCMSTDLRQGNKCTIVDITVSIIVLCAMWISSYLWMDLARSSSYMAIGISNVVIITTLAYIPYMLTQIDSVLDTMKVHNDEFQRIETMLKMEFRELRDTPGGPRKRRHTSGNCACDSANNCPPGAKGMPGRSGLDGETGSPGKPGETGGVGVAGDYVKPQATGCRQCPPGPAGQPGYMGSPGEPGSAGDGGAPGMSGRPGGPGMAGMPGENGPEGPAGNMGEAGPAGSDGVRGEKGPVGEKGPAGEIGMKGAPGFSGRDGSSGSMGPPGPPGEDGAPGSPGFPGGMGSPAIEGGPGEDASYCKCPARRSLKTQRTRKVKA; this is translated from the exons atgag ATGTATGAGCACAGATTTACGACAAGGAAATAAGTGTACTATTGTAGACATCACAGTTTCTATTATAGTGTTGTGTGCAATGTGGATTTCTTCGTATTTATG GATGGATCTTGCAAGATCGTCTAGTTATATGGCAATCGGAATATCCAACGTAGTTATCATCACAACGCTTGCCTATATTCCTTATATGCTGACTCAAATTGACTCAGTACTAGATACGATGAAG gTCCATAATGACGAGTTTCAAAGAATAGAGACGATGTTAAAGATGGAATTCAGAGAGTTACGAGATACACCTGGTGGCCCTCGAAAACGTCGTCACACATCAGGGAATTGCG CTTGTGACTCGGCAAATAATTGTCCCCCTGGAGCTAAAGGAATGCCAGGAAGAAGCGGTCTAGATGGCGAAACAG gatcgcCCGGTAAACCAGGTGAAACTGGGGGAGTGGGAGTTGCTGGTGATTACGTGAAGCCACAAGCAACTGGTTGTAGACAATGTCCACCGGGACCCGCTGGTCAGCCTGGTTACATGGGATCTCCTGGAGAGCCTGGATCAGCG GGCGATGGAGGTGCTCCAGGAATGTCTGGTCGCCCGGGAGGACCTGGTATGGCTGGAATGCCAGGAGAGAATGGTCCAGAAGGTCCTGCTGGTAACATGGGAGAGGCTGGTCCAGCAGGTAGCGATGGTGTCAGAGGAGAAAAGGGTCCTGTCGGTGAAAAAGGTCCTGCTGGGGAGATCGGAATGAAAGGAGCACCTGGATTTTCTGGTAGAGACGGAAGTAGTGGTTCTATGGGGCCTCCTGGGCCTCCAGGTGAAGATGGAGCACCAGGAAGTCCAGGATTTCCTGGTGGAATGGGATCACCTGCAATCGAG GGAGGACCAGGAGAAGATGCGAGCTATTGCAAATGTCCTGCTCGGCGATCTCTCAAGACACAACGGACCCGGAAAGTCAAGGCTTGA